CCGAGGTTTAAAACGCCAGATAAAGTTTATAGGAATAAAATTTTCCAGCAAGCGAAACTTAATAATATTTATGTCTTTATAAAGGGGTAACCCGCAATGGATCGATTTGTTATTGAAATAAAAGCAGAGCTTGGAAACAATGGCGATTTTCATCTTCAAAGGGACTATCTTGCGGATGCTGCCGTGATGCTGATGGGATTTAATACACTCATTGATTTTATCAAAACGAGAACGGTGCTTCACAAGCATGCGGAGAGCATCCTTTCGCAGAATCAGCCTTCTGAGGATTTATGGCGGGCCATAGGGGAAGTGATTGAAGGCGATGTCCGGAAAGCCATTTCATCCATATATGAAGGCAAACTGATTATCCATTTTGAAAACACCTCCCGTTTTATCATTATGGAGCCTGTACCTGCTATGCTCGATCGTTCGATTGATACGCCAACAAATGAAAATGTTATTAAAGGAGCATTGGATTCGTTTACAGAAGGTATTGATGCCAATATCGGCATCGTCCGAAAACTGGTGAACTCGGAGGAAATTAGAATCGATTCTTTTTCGGCCGGACACAGCCGCAAAAACAAACTTTCCTTGCTTTATATAGACGGCCAAGCGGATATGGATCTAGTTAATAGCATACGTGATAATATTAAAAAAAATATCCAAATGGAAGCATGTGATCTTCAGGGGCTGGCTAAAATGCTGGGGTTTCCATCATGGAATGCTATATCAAAGTTTAATACGACCGAGCTGCCCCATCATGCGGTTCAGAATCTGAGAAAGGGAAAAGTGGTTCTATTCGTGGATCGCTTGCCTTTTGCGCTCATTCTTCCAAGTCTGTTCTGGGATATGTTTGCTATTGAAAATGACCGGAATTTTCCCCTGCCCCTCATGTTAGCCATTCGGTTAATTAGAATCATCGGCATTTTAATCACGCTGATAACACCAGGGCTGTATGTGGCTCTGGTTTCCGTAAACCCTGAAGTCTTGCAGCTCCAGCTTGCTTTATCAGTTGCCCAAAGCCGTGAAGGAGTTCCCTACCCGGCATTGGTGGAAATTTTCTTCATGCTGCTTATTCTGGAATTAATCCTGGAAGCCAGTGTAAGGCTGCCTAAATCCATTGGCCCCACCATTACCATGGTCGGGGGAATTATCCTGGGACAGGCTGCCGTGGAAGCGAAATTAGTCAGCAACCTGCTGATCATCATTCTAGCCGCCACTACCATTGCCAACTCAACCATCGTCGGCTTTCAAAATTCTGTTTCCATTCGGCTGTTCAAATATGCCATTGTGGTCCTGGCAGCAATTTTTGGCATTTTAGGACTGGTTGCCGGTTTGGTTTTCGTAGGCGCTTACCTGGCAAGCCTCAATACTTATGGCAAGTCCTATCTCTACTTAAATTTAAAAGGGAATGAGAGCAATGGCGGATAAAAGTTTGCATGTCATGCTGATGTACGTCATCAGTCATTTGGGCCTTATTTTCTTTATGTATCCCGGCAATGTTATTTCAAGCACAGAGCAGGGCCATTGGCTTCCTGTTCTGGTCGGTGTGGTCATTCATTTCATTTTTATTACTATTTATATGAAGGGGCTAAGCTATTTTCCGAAAAAAGACATCATTCGCATCTATGCAGGAATCGGAAAAGGGACAGCTATCCTTTTTATTGCCCCTGTTTTCTTATATTTCTGCATGATTTTATTGATAACACTCCGGGCTTATTCAGAAATTATTACGATTGTCTTTTTATCAAACACACCATTATGGGCCATCATGCTATTATTGATATCCATTTCGACCTATATAGCAGCCAAAGGAGCCGAAACCATTTTTCGCACCGGTCTTCTTCTATCCCTTTTATTTCTTCCCATCATTATCTTTATTTTCTTCACTTCTTTTCAAAACGTGGATTGGAGGTACGTGGTTCCTTTAGATGCAGATTTCGGATTTATTATAAAACGAACATATTTGGAAAGCTTTTTTGCTTTCTCCGGAGGCTTTTTGTTTCTGGGTTTTGTTCAGCCTTATTTCTCCTATAACAGAAAATATATATTATGGGCCGCTGCCTTCCTTATTCCCTTTTTCCTTTTTTCAGTCTATATTCCCGTGCTGACTTTTGGGCAGGCCACCTCAGCCACAACCTTCCTTCCATATGTTGTGGCCGTGGACGCCATCAATATTAATTGGCTGATGTTCGACAGGGTCACGATGTTTTTTCTATTGAGCCTCATCTCCTTTATCATGCTTTACCTTGCCCTTGTGTCCTGGAAGACAATCCGTATCTTAACTCATTACCTTCCTTCCATTAAACCGGTAAAATTGTTGCTAGCCCTATCTGCCGCAGTCTATCTTTCATGTTTCTTCATCCAGGACTGGAAGGATGTCGAGAAATTATTTTGGTGGAATACGTTTCTGAGGTTTTACATTTTGATTGCAGTCCCATTTTCAATCTTTTTCTTTGGACGCCGCATAAAGAGGAAGGGTAAAAATGAAACCAATTAATCTAAAATCTAAAGCCCCTATTACGGTCTGTCTGCTTCTGGCAATGATGACTTTAACCGGCTGCTGGGACATTAGGGATATCAATCACCGGACACTCCCCGTTGTCCTTGGCATTTCTACAGATGAAGATGGCAAATACAAGGTATTCTTGAAAATCGTTGAGCCCATCGAAGATAATTTGGAAGTGAAAGTCGTTACCGGAACTGGAGAAACTATCTCCCACGCCGTCGATGTGATCAGCCGAAACATGGAGACTAGCGTAGACCTGCTTCATGTAAAAGTAATCATGATTGAGCGTAAAACGGCTGAGGAAGGCATGAAGGACATTATTGCCGGTTTCATGAGATCCCGGGAAGTTTCACCCAAAGTGCTAATCGCCATTTGTGACCAGAACATGGATGAGTTTTTTCAATACTTACAGAATCAAAGGAGCTTCACGGAACCAACATGTTCGATTACTTCGAAAAAAATGCAGGCTGGAATCCGGAAATTGCCCTTACAAGGATATGGGAAGTCTACCGAAGCATTCATTCCTATACACGCGATGTAGCCATCCCCCTGTTAATGACGGGAGAAACGACAACTTACAAGCAAGTTGGCTCTGCTGTTATCAAAAACGGAAAGATGGTAGAGCAGATCAGCAATGACGAAACCCTGCTATTCAATGCATTTAATAATGAAAGCACCCATGGACAAATCGAAGTCCTGGATCACGCAAGTGTCATGATCATCGGCAACTCCATGGACCAGCATATTGAATTGACTGATAAACAGCCGTTTTTGCAGAGCCGAATAAACCTGAAGGTTGTCGTCCTCGAAACACGGGGCAAAACATCCAGTGCCATGATCAAGAAAGAATTAAGCCATCTCCTGTCAGGCCGATTCAGCAGCATGTTAGCCAAACTCCAGGAAAGCGAAGCAGATATTCTGGGCTTGGGACAATTGTATCGCACTAAAATCGATCGAAACGAGCTAAAAAACTGGAGATCCATTTACTATCCAAATTTGAAATCTGATATCCAATTTCAGATAGACATTCAAAATGAAGGGTATTTAAAAACAACCTGATGGGACAGTGAACCTGTCCCTTTTCCGGTTACGCGTTTAATAAGTGTGACAATTAATTGTGCTTGATGCCGGTTTGCTTTATTTGAGGATACTTTTCAGCTCGATTAGTTCCGTTCATTATCAATTTTTCATTGCGAAGGGAACGATTTCACCCAATTCGTGCGCTCCATTTTTCCGCACAAGGGGTATGATTCCACCTCATTCGTGCCCCTCATCAACAACTTCCCCACCCAAAGGACGATTCCCTTATTCGTCCCGCTCACAACTCTCTTCCCTAAAAAGCAGCAGCTCACCCAAACTCCCCCGGCGGCAAATCCCCAAATTTCCCTATTTCCTTCATAAAAGCCAATCTTACTGTCCCAATCGGTCCATTCCGCTGTTTGGCGAGAATGATCTCAATTGTATCCTTGCGGTCGGATTCCTTATGGTAATAATCATCTCGGTACAAAAACGCAATCACATCCGCATCCTGCTCAATCTGCCCGCTTTCCCGCAAATCTGAAAGCATCGGCCGCTTGTCCTGCCTGCTTTCCACACCCCTGCTAAGCTGAGACAAGGCAATGACTGCTACATTCAAATCCCTTGCCATTGTCTTCAGCTTCCGGCTGATCTCGCTTATTTCCGCCTGGCGGTTCTGATGCCTGGGATCACCCGCAATCAGCTGCAGATAATCAATCACCACCAGTATCCGTTTACCCTCGCCGTACTTCCTGCGAGCTTTCCGGACCTTGGACCAGATGTACTGAATATCCATTCCCGCCTGATCGAAAATATGCAGATTCACCTCGCCGAACGCTCCATCACACCGGATAAATGAGCCCAGTCTCCATCATTAAAATACCGCTTCGGGTTCCTCATTTTAATCGAACTGATCTCCCCTTTGCAGCTGATCATCCTTTTCAGGAGCTGCTTTTTGGACATTTCCAGTGAAAATATAAGGGCCGCTTCCTGATCAGCCGCGTTCAAGGCCATATTCAGAGCAAAGGCTGTTTTCCCGACACTTGGCCTCGCTCCGACAATGACCAAATCAGACTCCTGAAACCCGCCGGTCAGCCTGTCCAGGTTCCTAAAACCAGACGGAATCCCAGTCATTTCGCCAAGATCCATTTCCGCCTCCCCGTAAAGCTCAACCAAAGCAGGCATGATCTCGCCCAAGTCATCATCCCCAAGATGATCCTCAACCTGCATGAGATCATGGATGCCATCCCTCAAAGTGGAGGCAATGTCGCCATTCTGTGCATGTTCCTGAATCCGCCCCGCAATTTCTACCGCCTTGCGCTTCTGGTAATATTCAAGAACCGTGTCCTGATAAAATGTAAAGTTCGCCACAGTCGGCACACTTCCGGCAAGCTGGGTGATATAGCTGCTTCCACCAATGCTCTCAAGATTGTGCTGGCCCGCTTCCTCCACAACCGAAATCACGTCAACAGGCTTCCCCTTCG
This window of the Cytobacillus pseudoceanisediminis genome carries:
- a CDS encoding spore germination protein, coding for MDRFVIEIKAELGNNGDFHLQRDYLADAAVMLMGFNTLIDFIKTRTVLHKHAESILSQNQPSEDLWRAIGEVIEGDVRKAISSIYEGKLIIHFENTSRFIIMEPVPAMLDRSIDTPTNENVIKGALDSFTEGIDANIGIVRKLVNSEEIRIDSFSAGHSRKNKLSLLYIDGQADMDLVNSIRDNIKKNIQMEACDLQGLAKMLGFPSWNAISKFNTTELPHHAVQNLRKGKVVLFVDRLPFALILPSLFWDMFAIENDRNFPLPLMLAIRLIRIIGILITLITPGLYVALVSVNPEVLQLQLALSVAQSREGVPYPALVEIFFMLLILELILEASVRLPKSIGPTITMVGGIILGQAAVEAKLVSNLLIIILAATTIANSTIVGFQNSVSIRLFKYAIVVLAAIFGILGLVAGLVFVGAYLASLNTYGKSYLYLNLKGNESNGG
- a CDS encoding GerAB/ArcD/ProY family transporter, which encodes MADKSLHVMLMYVISHLGLIFFMYPGNVISSTEQGHWLPVLVGVVIHFIFITIYMKGLSYFPKKDIIRIYAGIGKGTAILFIAPVFLYFCMILLITLRAYSEIITIVFLSNTPLWAIMLLLISISTYIAAKGAETIFRTGLLLSLLFLPIIIFIFFTSFQNVDWRYVVPLDADFGFIIKRTYLESFFAFSGGFLFLGFVQPYFSYNRKYILWAAAFLIPFFLFSVYIPVLTFGQATSATTFLPYVVAVDAININWLMFDRVTMFFLLSLISFIMLYLALVSWKTIRILTHYLPSIKPVKLLLALSAAVYLSCFFIQDWKDVEKLFWWNTFLRFYILIAVPFSIFFFGRRIKRKGKNETN
- a CDS encoding Ger(x)C family spore germination protein, with amino-acid sequence MKPINLKSKAPITVCLLLAMMTLTGCWDIRDINHRTLPVVLGISTDEDGKYKVFLKIVEPIEDNLEVKVVTGTGETISHAVDVISRNMETSVDLLHVKVIMIERKTAEEGMKDIIAGFMRSREVSPKVLIAICDQNMDEFFQYLQNQRSFTEPTCSITSKKMQAGIRKLPLQGYGKSTEAFIPIHAM
- a CDS encoding Ger(x)C family spore germination C-terminal domain-containing protein, with product MFDYFEKNAGWNPEIALTRIWEVYRSIHSYTRDVAIPLLMTGETTTYKQVGSAVIKNGKMVEQISNDETLLFNAFNNESTHGQIEVLDHASVMIIGNSMDQHIELTDKQPFLQSRINLKVVVLETRGKTSSAMIKKELSHLLSGRFSSMLAKLQESEADILGLGQLYRTKIDRNELKNWRSIYYPNLKSDIQFQIDIQNEGYLKTT